Genomic DNA from Anaerolineae bacterium:
ATGCTGGAGGACGGGAGTCTTATAGTGCATCGGGATAACGATACGAGGCTCGATCTGGCTGATCACCTCGGCCGCTTGACCAGCATCGAGGGTGCGCTTTCCGCCTACAGGGATAAGCAACACGCTGACATCGCCAATGGCCTCGATCTGCTCTTCCGAGAGAAGATGCCCCAAGTCACCCAGATGGCAGACGGTCAAGCCGTTGAAATCGAAGAGGAAGACGGTATTGCGCTCGTCGGGCCGGCCACGTTGGCGGGCGTGCCACGTCGGGATACCCGTAATGAACACGCCTTTGACTTCGTACTCGCCAGGGCCGGCGAGGACTTTCGGCTCCCCCTTGACCAGGTCTATAGAGGCGTGACCGGGGACGGCATGGCTACTAGTGACCACATCAGCTCGCAGTCGTGGCAGAGTATATCCTAGGCTCTTATCGTAGGGATCGGTTACGATGGTGACGCCACCCTCGCGTAGGCGAAAGCAAGCATGGCCGTACCACGTGATTTCCAACTATGCCCTCCCCGCACGGTGAAGTCAATAACCAGTGGTCGAGGCCATTATACTGCAAACCCTAGGGTCGGGCAACTGATAATTCACTACTCATAGTGGGAAGAGGCCTTTATTTACCAAATCCACGGAGAAGTCCCTGCCTGCTACTTCAAGTTGTCAAAGTGCAAAGAATAGTGCTCCTTCTTGATATGGCTACTCTATGCTAAAATGCAGTTGATCAAGCTTTCTGCTTGGAAGAGGATCGCGCAAACAGTCCAGACGAGGTAAGTTTGCTCTTCTCGCATCCCCAGAGCCTAGTACGATGACGGCAAATTGTGCCCTTTCGAGTGTGCTCATGGGGTATCATATCGACCACGGCCAGATTGTGAAAATAGGTGCATCACAGCAAGGGGAGAAGGAGTATGCGGGTCCTTATCACTGGAGGAGCAGGTTTTCTGGGCTCTGCCTTGGCACGCCGTCTGATCGCCGAAGGGCACCATGTGCGCGTGCTGGATGACCTCAGCTCGGGCGATCCTTCTCGGCTGCCGCCCGGGGTCCTTTTCACACGAGGTGACGTGCGGGATCGCCCTAAGTTGTGGACGCTTTTGCAGGGAGTTCAATGTGTCTTTCATCTAGCAGCGCGGGTCTCTGTAGCCGAATCGGTGGCTTACCCACGGGAGTACACAGATGTGAATGTGAGCGGAACGGTAGCGTTGATGGAGGCCGTACGCGACGTAGGCGTGCGACGAGTGGTATTGGCCTCCTCAGGTACCGTGTATGGGGATCAGCCCCATCAGCCGGTGGATGAGAACATGCGGCCTAACCCCTTGGCTCCCTATGCAGTGAGCAAGATCGCTGCTGAATATTACGTCTTCACGTTGGGTGCGTTGTACAACGTCGAAACGGTGGCACTGCGTATATTCAATGCATATGGACCCGGGCAGGCATTGCCCCCGGTGCACGCGCCGGTGATCCCACAATTTTTAAAGCAGACCTTAAGTGGAGA
This window encodes:
- a CDS encoding MBL fold metallo-hydrolase, with amino-acid sequence MEITWYGHACFRLREGGVTIVTDPYDKSLGYTLPRLRADVVTSSHAVPGHASIDLVKGEPKVLAGPGEYEVKGVFITGIPTWHARQRGRPDERNTVFLFDFNGLTVCHLGDLGHLLSEEQIEAIGDVSVLLIPVGGKRTLDAGQAAEVISQIEPRIVIPMHYKTPVLQHPLDDVEKFLRVMGINHANVQETLKITSSELPEETQVVLLDYRQG
- a CDS encoding NAD-dependent epimerase/dehydratase family protein, giving the protein MRVLITGGAGFLGSALARRLIAEGHHVRVLDDLSSGDPSRLPPGVLFTRGDVRDRPKLWTLLQGVQCVFHLAARVSVAESVAYPREYTDVNVSGTVALMEAVRDVGVRRVVLASSGTVYGDQPHQPVDENMRPNPLAPYAVSKIAAEYYVFTLGALYNVETVALRIFNAYGPGQALPPVHAPVIPQFLKQTLSGESLVIFGDGLQTRDFVYVDDVVDALIAAATAPGVNRQIINIGSGQEVSINALVRLIAEVTGRRPSVLYNEKQSGGVSRLVANLEKAHALLNYEPRVDLRTGLQRLLAEDDRFRSMLSYPVERSSV